One Mercurialis annua linkage group LG3, ddMerAnnu1.2, whole genome shotgun sequence DNA window includes the following coding sequences:
- the LOC126673972 gene encoding polyribonucleotide nucleotidyltransferase 2, mitochondrial has protein sequence MSSIIARTKSNPLLNSLPHFLTWPSLNFRTICSGRLGFAASDHEPPPLAAGTKVLESFKEEFEIGSTTVTLETGKIARFANGAVVLGMDETKVLSTVTSSKGDSTRDFLPLTVDYQEKQFAQGVIPNSYMRREGAPKERELLCGRLIDRPIRPLFPAGFFHEVQVMASVLSSDGKQDPDVMAANATSAALMLSDIPWGGPIGVIRIGRISGKFIVNPTMDELSLSDLNLVYACTKDKTLMIDVQAREISENDLKAGLRLAHPEAVKYLEPQFRLAAKAGKNKKDYKLYMVSERTLEKVRNLSEKQIEAVFTDSSYGKFERGEALENITQDVKRTLEEECDEESLRVLPKAVDTVRKHVVRRRIISEGFRVDGRGLDEVRPLYCEAGHLPQLHGSALFNRGDTQVLCTVTLGAPGDAQRLESLVGPSTKRFMLHYTFPPYSINEVGKRAGLNRREVGHGTLAEKALLGVLPPEDDFPYAVRINSEVMASDGSTSMATVCGGSMALMDAGIPLREHVAGVSVGLVSEVDPSTGAIKDYRILTDILGLEDHLGDMDFKIAGTRNGVMAIQLDIKPAGIPLEIICESLDHALKGRLQILDHMEREINAPRIQNDETRPRLATFKFSNETLRQLIGPLGVLKRKIEEETGARLSVSDGTLTIASKNQAIMNKAQEKIDFIIGRELEIGGVYKGVVMSIKEYGAFVEFNGGQQGLLHISELSHKPVSKVSDVVSVGQQLSLMCIGRDVRGNIKLSLKASTPHVRSETNIVEGSVPNVKEKPKVWASVDNVSDGQDKKTPVTEFSANSNVVDSTTSSSPAFLIRSIEDCDEEEKAADPSQGSKNETENSPASKRARKSKTKPPKKDNSPSTVSSANMPSHPKNKVKNEETEVESCVSARNLKLKTKVSAKVHQIRRHGLVLDLGGKLRGMLRFEKNCKREFEVGDELQVECTSFSSKGIPVMALLDDE, from the exons ATGTCGTCCATAATAGCAAGAACCAAATCAAACCCACTTCTTAATTCACTCCCTCACTTTCTCACATGGCCATCCCTCAATTTCCGCACCATCTGCAGCGGCCGTCTAGGCTTCGCCGCTTCCGATCACGAGCCTCCGCCGCTCGCCGCCGGCACCAAGGTCCTCGAGTCTTTTAAAGAAGAATTCGAGATTGGATCAACCACTGTTACCTTAGAAACTGGCAAAATTGCCCGGTTTGCAAACGGCGCTGTCGTTTTGGGTATGGATGAAACTAAAGTTCTGTCTACTGTTACTTCCTCTAAAGGCGACTCAACTCGTGATTTTTTACCTCTCACT GTTGACTATCAAGAGAAGCAATTTGCTCAGGGTGTAATTCCTAATTCCTATATGCGAAGGGAAGGTGCTCCGAAAGAACGAGAGCTTTTATGCGGTCGTTTAATTGATCGACCTATTCGACCCCTCTTTCCTGCAGGATTTTTCCATGAAGTTCAG GTAATGGCAAGTGTTCTTTCTTCTGATGGGAAACAAGATCCAGATGTAATGGCTGCTAATGCTACATCTGCTGCTCTTATGTTATCAGATATTCCTTGGGGTGGACCTATTGGGGTGATACGCATAGGAAGAATTTCTGGAAAATTTATTGTTAATCCAACAATGGATGAG CTTAGCTTGAGTGATCTGAACTTAGTGTATGCCTGTACGAAGGACAAAACATTAATGATAGATGTACAAGCTCGTGAAATATCAGAAAATGATCTGAAAGCGGGATTACGATTGGCACATCCAGAG GCGGTTAAATATCTTGAACCTCAGTTTAGACTTGCTGCCAAAGCTGGGAAGAATAAGAAGGACTATAAACTATATATGGTGTCTGAAAGAACATTAGAGAAAGTCAGAAATTTATCAGAAAAACAGATTGAAGCTGTTTTTACTGATTCCTCATATGGCAAG TTTGAACGTGGCGAGGCTTTAGAGAACATTACACAAGATGTAAAAAGAACACTTGAGGAAGAATGCGACGAAGAGAGCCTACGAGTTCTTCCAAAGGCAGTAGACACAGTGAGGAAACAT GTTGTCCGCAGGAGGATTATTTCAGAAGGATTTAGAGTCGATGGAAGAGGTCTTGATGAAGTTAGGCCTTTATATTGTGAGGCTGGTCATCTGCCTCAATTGCATGGATCTGCACTTTTTAATCGGGGAGATACTCAA GTTCTTTGTACTGTGACACTTGGAGCCCCTGGAGATGCTCAGCGCTTGGAATCCTTGGTTGGACCTTCAACAAAGCGCTTCATGCTTCATTACACTTTTCCACCATATTCAATCAATGAAGTTGGTAAACGTGCTGGCCTGAATAGGCGTGAAGTGGGGCATG GAACTCTTGCTGAGAAAGCTTTACTTGGTGTTTTGCCTCCTGAAGATGATTTTCCATATGCTGTCCGTATTAATTCAGAAGTCATGGCATCAGATGGTTCAACATCAATGGCGACTGTTTGTGGAG GTAGCATGGCTTTGATGGATGCTGGCATTCCATTAAGAGAACACGTAGCTGGTGTTTCTGTGGGGCTCGTTAGTGAAGTTGACCCCTCAACTGGTGCAATTAAGGACTATCGCATATTGACTGATATTCTG GGGCTGGAAGATCATTTGGGGGACATGGACTTTAAAATTGCTGGAACACGTAATGGTGTTATGGCAATTCAATTGGATATAAAACCAGCTGGAATTCCTTTGGAAATCATTTGTGAGAGTTTGGATCATGCTCTGAAAGGCCGTCTTCAAATCCTTGACCACATGGAACGAGAAATTAATGCACCACGTATTCAAAATGACGAGACTCGCCCTCGACTAG CTACTTTTAAATTCAGCAACGAGACTCTTCGCCAGCTGATTGGTCCTCTTGGCGTTCTTAAGAGAAAAATTGAAGAGGAAACAG GTGCACGATTGTCTGTTAGTGATGGCACACTTACTATAGCTTCTAAGAATCAAGCTATAATGAACAAAGCACAAGAAAAG ATTGATTTCATAATTGGCCGTGAACTTGAAATTGGCGGAGTTTACAAAGGCGTTGTAATGTCAATAAAAGAATATGGTGCTTTTGTTGAATTTAATGGAGGCCAGCAGGGTTTGCTACATATTTCTGAGTTATCACATAAACCG GTCTCCAAAGTTTCAGATGTAGTATCTGTTGGCCAGCAGCTTTCTTTGATGTGCATAGGTCGAGATGTTCGTGGTAACATTAAACTCTCTCTTAAAGCCAGTACACCCCATGTAAGATCTGAGACGAATATTGTGGAAGGATCTGTTCCTAACGTGAAAGAAAAGCCTAAGGTTTGGGCATCAGTTGACAATGTGTCTGATGGACAAGATAAGAAGACACCCGTGACAGAGTTTTCAGCGAATAGCAATGTCGTAGACTCTACGACTTCATCATCGCCAGCATTTCTAATTCGAAGTATTGAAGATTGTGACGAGGAGGAAAAAGCCGCTGATCCGAGTCAAGGTTCCAAGAACGAAACTGAAAATTCCCCGGCTTCAAAACGAGCTCGTAAGTCAAAAACAAAGCCGCCTAAAAAGGACAACTCTCCTTCTACTGTCTCAAGTGCCAATATGCCTTCACATCCTAAAAATAAAGTGAAAAATGAGGAAACTGAAGTTGAGAGTTGTGTTAGTGCAAGGAATTTGAAACTTAAGACAAAGGTCAGTGCCAAGGTCCATCAAATTCGTAGACATGGACTGGTCCTTGATTTGGGTGGTAAACTACGTGGTATGCTTCGGTTTGAG